A stretch of Pelecanus crispus isolate bPelCri1 chromosome 3, bPelCri1.pri, whole genome shotgun sequence DNA encodes these proteins:
- the KLHL31 gene encoding kelch-like protein 31, translating to MAPKKKNAKKNKADINEMTIIVEDGPLSKLNGLNGLLDGGNGFSCISSEVSDPSYSPNLLEGLSRMRQENFLCDLTISTKTKSFSVHKVVMASSSDYFHNILKKDPSTQRVDLNDVSPLGLATVITYAYTGKLTLSLYTIGSIISTAIYLQIHTLVKMCCDFLIQEISVENCMYVANIAETYGLKTTKEAAHKFIRDNFIEFSETDQFLKLTFDQINELLADDDLQLPSEIVAFQIAIKWLEFDQKRVKFAADLLGNIRFGTISAQDLVNYVQTVPRMMQDADCHKLLVDAMNYHLLPYHQNTLQSRRTRIRGGFRVLVTVGGRPALTEKSLSRDILYRDPENGWKKLSEMPAKSFNQCVTVMDGFLYVAGGEDQNDARNQAKHAVSNFCRYDPRFNTWIHLASMNQRRTHFSLNVFNGLLFAVGGRNSEGCLSSVECYVPATNQWQMKAPLEVPRCCHASAVVDGRILVTGGYINNAYSRSVCMYDPSKDSWQDKSSLSTPRGWHCAVSLLERVYVMGGSQLGGRAERVDVLPVECYSPYTGQWSYVAPLQTGVSTAGASTLNGKIYLVGGWNEIEKKYKKCIQCYNPDLNEWTEEDELPEATVGVSCCTISMPNTKTRESRASSVSSVPVSI from the exons ATGGCCCCTAAGAAGAAGAATGCGAAGAAGAACAAAGCAGATATCAATGAAATGACTATCATTGTGGAAGATGGCCCCCTCAGTAAACTAAATGGCTTGAATGGACTCTTGGATGGAGGAAATGGTTTCAGCTGCATCTCATCTGAAGTTTCCGACCCATCATATAGCCCAAATCTCTTGGAAGGTCTGAGCAGAATGAGacaagaaaattttctttgtgaCTTGACTATCAGTACCAAAACCAAATCCTTCAGTGTTCATAAGGTGGTGATGGCTTCAAGCAGTGACTACTTTCACAACATCTTAAAGAAAGATCCATCCACTCAAAGAGTAGACCTCAATGACGTATCCCCATTGGGTCTAGCTACTGTTATCACCTATGCTTACACTGGAAAACTTACTCTCTCACTTTATACAATAGGTAGTATTATTTCCACAGCAATTTATCTACAGATTCACACCCTTGTAAAGATGTGCTGTGATTTTCTAATCCAAGAAATCAGTGTTGAGAATTGTATGTACGTTGCCAATATTGCAGAAACATATGGACTAAAAACAACCAAGGAAGCAGCACACAAATTTATTAGAGACAACTTCATTGAATTTTCAGAAACGGATCAGTTCTTAAAACTTACTTTTGATCAGATTAATGAACTTCTTGCAGATGATGACTTGCAGTTGCCTTCTGAAATTGTTGCATTCCAGATTGCAATAAAATGGCTGGAATTTGACCAAAAAAGAGTAAAGTTTGCTGCTGATCTCTTAGGTAACATCCGGTTTGGTACCATCTCAGCCCAAGACCTTGTCAATTATGTTCAAACTGTGCCAAGAATGATGCAAGACGCAGACTGCCATAAGCTCCTAGTGGATGCCATGAACTATCATTTGCTTCCCTACCACCAGAATACACTGCAGTCCAGAAGAACGAGGATCCGTGGAGGTTTCAGAGTCTTAGTTACTGTTGGGGGACGCCCTGCTCTAACAGAAAAGTCTCTTAGCAGAGACATCTTATACAGAGATCCTGAAAATGGATGGAAGAAGCTGAGTGAAATGCCTGCTAAAAGTTTTAATCAGTGTGTGACGGTGATGGATGGATTTCTCTATGTGGCCGGTGGGGAAGACCAGAATGATGCCAGGAACCAAGCCAAGCATGCAGTCAGCAATTTCTGCAG aTACGATCCTCGTTTCAACACCTGGATTCACCTGGCAAGCATGAATCAGCGGCGTACCCACTTTAGCCTGAATGTGTTCAATGGCCTCCTTTTTGCAGTGGGTGGTCGCAACTCTGAGGGGTGCCTCTCCTCGGTTGAATGCTATGTGCCTGCAACTAATCAGTGGCAGATGAAGGCACCCCTGGAGGTGCCCAGGTGCTGCCACGCCAGTGCAGTGGTGGATGGCCGGATCCTGGTCACAGGAGGTTACATTAATAACGCTTACTCTCGCTCGGTGTGCATGTACGACCCCAGCAAAGATAGCTGGCAGGATAAGTCCAGCCTCAGCACCCCAAGGGGGTGGCACTGTGCAGTGTCCCTTCTGGAGAGGGTCTATGTCATGGGTGGGTCGCAGCTTGGGGGGCGAGCCGAAAGGGTCGACGTTCTCCCCGTGGAGTGTTATAGTCCTTACACGGGGCAATGGAGTTACGTGGCGCCACTTCAAACCGGAGTTAGTACGGCTGGCGCTTCCACCCTTAATGGGAAAATTTACTTGGTGGGTGGCTGGAATGAAATagagaagaaatataaaaagtgCATTCAGTGCTATAACCCAGATCTCAATGAATGGACAGAGGAAGATGAGCTGCCTGAGGCCACTGTGGGCGTATCCTGTTGTACGATATCCATGCCCAACACCAAGACGAGGGAGTCCAGGGCCAGCTCAGTCTCTTCTGTCCCAGTCAGTATTTAA